From Scatophagus argus isolate fScaArg1 chromosome 2, fScaArg1.pri, whole genome shotgun sequence, a single genomic window includes:
- the LOC124071187 gene encoding transcription activator BRG1 isoform X2 gives MSTPDPPMCGTPRPGPSPGPGPSPGAMLGPSPGPSPGSSHSMMGPSPGPPSSGHSQPGPSGYSQDNMHPLHKPMESMHEKSMSEESRFSQMKGLSMRQGGHSGMGPPPSPLDQHSQGYHSPLGGSDHSSPVPSNGPPTGPLMPSSSSSSSSGGPGSASTPLDGPSGDQHTLGPNNRSGPPGNSGPGPSPGPSLGSSVPSLGSGLESGGPTGPTPFNQNQLHQLRAQIMAYKMLARGQPLPDHLQMAVQGKRPMPGMQQQQPMPSLAPGAGGGPGGGPVGPGPGPGPMGTGYSRAHGMMGPNMPPPGPSGTPAGMQGQNPNGPPKSWPEGPMVNAAAPSNAPQKLIPPQPTGRPSPAPPSVPPAASPVMPPQTQSPGQPAQPTPMMPYHAKQNRITPIQKPCGLDPVEILQEREYRLQARITHRIAELENLPGSLAGDLRTKATIELKALRLLNFQRQLRQEVVVCMRRDTALETALDAKAYKRSKRQSLREARITEKLEKQQKIEQERKRRQKHQEYLNSILQHAKDFKEYHRSVTGKMQKLTKAVATYHANTEREQKKENERIEKERMRRLMAEDEEGYRKLIDQKKDKRLAYLLQQTDEYVANLTELVRAHKAAQALKEKKKKKKKKKKLEIAEGQTPAMGPDGEPLDETSQMSDLPVKVIHVDSGNILTGVDAPKAGQLETWLEMNPGYEVAPRSDSEDSEEEEEEEEEEEEPHPSATQVEEKKKITDPDSEDVSEVDVRHIIENAKQDVDDEYSGAAFARGLQSYYSVAHAVTEKVEKQSSLLINGQLKQYQIKGLEWLVSLYNNNLNGILADEMGLGKTIQTIALITYLMEHKRLNGPYLIIVPLSTLSNWVYEFDKWAPTVVKVSYKGSPAARRAFVPQLRSGKFNVLLTTYEYIIKDKQVLAKIRWKYMIVDEGHRMKNHHCKLTQVLNTHYLAPRRVLLTGTPLQNKLPELWALLNFLLPTIFKSCSTFEQWFNAPFAMTGEKVDLNEEETILIIRRLHKVLRPFLLRRLKKEVEAQLPEKVEYVIKCDMSSLQRVLYRHMQAKGVLLTDGSEKDKKGKGGTKTLMNTIMQLRKICNHPYMFQQIEESFSEHLGFSGGIVQGPDLYRASGKFEVLDRILPKLRATNHKVLLFCQMTSLMTIMEDYFAYRNFKYLRLDGTTKAEDRGMLLKTFNDPESEYFIFLLSTRAGGLGLNLQSADTVVIFDSDWNPHQDLQAQDRAHRIGQQNEVRVLRLCTVNSVEEKILAAAKYKLNVDQKVIQAGMFDQKSSSHERRAFLQAILEHEEQDEVWGQELCLRMNEEDEVPDDETVNQMIARSEEEFDQFMRMDLDRRREEARNPRRKPRLMEEDELPTWIMKDDAEVERLTCEEEEEKMFGRGSRQRKEVDYSDSLTEKQWLKAIEEGTLEEVEEEVRHKKTTRKRKRDRDLDLPGPSSSSGGRGRGDKDEDGKRQRKRGRPPAEKLSPNPPALTKKMKKIVDAVIKYKDSASGRQLSEVFIQLPSRKELPEYYELIRKPVDFRKIKERIRGHRYRSLGDLERDVMLLFQNAQTFNLEGSLIYEDSIVLQSVFTSLRQKIEKEEESEGEESEDDEEEPEEGSESETRSVKVKIRLGRKDKGGDRGKGRSSRRTGRTRAKPVVSDDDSEEEQEEERSPSATDEES, from the exons ATGTCGACACCAGATCCCCCCATGTGCGGCACCCCTCGCCCAGGTCCTTCTCCTGGTCCGGGTCCCTCCCCAGGGGCGATGTTGGGCCCCAGTCCCGGGCCATCCCCAGGCTCCTCTCACAGTATGATGGGCCCCAGCCCCGGCCCACCCTCCTCTGGGCACTCCCAGCCAGGGCCCTCTGGATACAGCCAGGACAACATGCACCCTCTGCACAAA CCCATGGAGAGCATGCATGAGAAAAGCATGAGTGAGGAGAGCCGCTTCAGTCAGATGAAGGGATTGTCTATGAGACAGGGCGGGCACAGTGGCATGGGGCCCCCACCCAGTCCTCTAGACCAGCATTCGCAAG GTTACCACTCTCCACTAGGTGGCTCTGATCATTCCAGCCCTGTCCCTTCAAATGGTCCTCCTACTGGACCTCTTATgccttcatcctcatcttcctcctcctctggtggtCCTGGCTCTGCCTCTACACCTTTAGATGGCCCCAGTGGAGATCAACACACTCTGGGTCCTAATAACAGGTCTGGCCCTCCAGGTAACTCTGGCCCAGGCCCCAGCCCTGGACCCAGTCTCGGGTCCAGTGTCCCCAGCCTTGGATCTGGGCTTGAATCTGGGGGCCCAACAGGCCCTACTCCCTTCAACCAAAACCAACTACACCAGCTCAGAGCACAAATCATGGCTTATAAGATGCTGGCCCGTGGACAGCCCCTGCCAGACCACCTCCAGATGGCCGTCCAGGGGAAGAGGCCAATGCCTgggatgcagcagcagcagcccatgCCCAGCCTGGCTCCGGGAGCTGGAGGCGGACCAGGGGGTGGACCAGTAGGACCAGGACCAGGCCCAGGGCCAATGGGCACGGGTTACAGTCGAGCTCATG gAATGATGGGTCCCAACATGCCTCCTCCAGGCCCATCGGGTACTCCAGCTGGGATGCAGGGACAAAACCCAAATGGACCCCCCAAGTCCTGGCCTGAAG GCCCCATGGTGAATGCAGCAGCCCCCTCCAACGCACCCCAAAAGCTGATTCCCCCTCAGCCCACTGGCCGGCCCTCTCCTGCCCCCCCTTCAGTTCCCCCTGCTGCCTCCCCAGTAATGCCTCCTCAGACCCAGTCACCTGGCCAGCCGGCACAGCCTACTCCCATGATGCCTTATCACGCCAAGCAGAACCGCATTACCCCAATCCAGAAACCCTGCGGCCTTGACCCAGTGGAGATACTACAGGAGAGGGAGTACAG GTTACAGGCTCGTATCACTCATCGCATCGCTGAACTGGAGAACCTGCCAGGCTCCCTGGCTGGTGATTTACGTACCAAAGCTACTATAGAGCTCAAAGCCCTCCGCCTTCTTAACTTCCAGAGACAG CTGCGtcaggaggtggtggtgtgTATGCGTCGTGACACAGCTCTAGAGACTGCCCTTGATGCCAAGGCCTACAAGCGAAGCAAGCGACAGTCTCTGCGAGAGGCCCGCATCACTGAGAAActggagaaacagcagaagaTTGAGCAAGAGCGCAAACGCAGGCAGAAACATCAG GAGTACCTCAACAGCATCCTGCAACATGCCAAAGATTTCAAAGAGTACCACCGCTCAGTCACAGGCAAAATGCAGAAACTGACCAAAGCTGTGGCTACTTATCATGCCAACACTGAGAGggagcagaagaaagagaatgaaCGTATtgagaaagagaggatgaggaggctTATG gctgaggatgaggagggttATCGTAAACTGATTGACCAGAAGAAGGATAAGCGTCTGGCCTACCTGCTGCAGCAAACTGATGAGTATGTTGCcaacctcacagagctggtcagagCTCACAAGGCTGCACAGGCGCtcaaggagaaaaagaagaagaagaagaaaaagaagaag TTGGAGATTGCTGAGGGTCAGACTCCTGCCATGGGCCCGGATGGAGAG CCTCTGGATGAGACGAGTCAGATGAGTGACCTGCCTGTGAAAGTCATCCATGTAGATAGTGGAAACATCCTCACAGGTGTGGACGCTCCAAAAGCTGGACAGCTGGAGACCTGGCTGGAGATGAACCCCGG TTATGAAGTGGCTCCCCGCTCAGACAGCGAagacagcgaggaggaggaagaggaggag gaggaagaggaggagcctCATCCATCAGCTACTcaggtggaggaaaagaagaagattaCAGACCCTGACAGCGAAGATGTGTCAGAGGTGGATGTCCGACACATTATTGA AAATGCTAAACAGGATGTGGATGATGAATATAGTGGTGCAGCATTTGCGCGAGGACTCCAGTCTTATTATTCTGTAGCTCACGCTGTCACAGAGAAGGTGGAGAAACAGTCCAGTTTGTTAATAAATGGACAACTCAAACAGTATCAG ATTAAAGGTCTGGAGTGGCTGGTCTCCCTCTACAACAATAACCTGAACGGGATCCTCGCAGACGAGATGGGTCTGGGAAAAACCATCCAGACTATCGCCCTCATCACGTACCTCATGGAGCACAAACGGCTCAATGGACCCTACCTCATTATTGTACCCCTCTC AACTCTTTCTAACTGGGTGTATGAGTTTGACAAGTGGGCGCCCACAGTCGTGAAAGTGTCCTACAAG GGGTCTCCTGCTGCCAGAAGAGCCTTTGTCCCCCAGCTGCGTAGTGGAAAGTTTAACGTTTTGCTCACCACTTACGAGTACATCATCAAGGATAAACAAGTACTAGCCAAG ATCCGTTGGAAATACATGATTGTGGACGAAGGCCACCGTATGAAGAACCACCACTGTAAGCTCACCCAGGTCCTGAACACCCATTACTTGGCTCCACGGCGAGTCCTACTGACAGGAACACCACTGCAGAACAAACTACCTGAGCTCTGGGCGTTGCTAAACTTCCTACTGCCTACCATTTTCAAGAGTTGCAGCACCTTTGAGCAGTGGTTCAACGCCCCTTTCGCCATGACTGGAGAGAAG GTGGACCTTAATGAAGAGGAGACCATCTTGATTATCCGTCGTCTCCACAAAGTGCTTCGCCCCTTCCTGTTACGCAGATTAAAGAAGGAAGTGGAGGCACAGCTTCCAGAGAAG GTGGAATATGTGATTAAGTGTGACATGTCGTCTCTTCAGAGGGTGCTGTACAGGCACATGCAGGCCAAGGGGGTTCTGCTCACTGACGGatcagagaaagacaagaag GGTAAAGGAGGCACAAAGACGCTGATGAACACCATCATGCAGCTCAGGAAGATCTGTAACCACCCTTACATGTTCCAGCAAATAGAG gaatcCTTCTCTGAACATTTAGGATTCTCTGGAGGGATAGTCCAGGG GCCTGACCTTTATCGGGCATCAGGGAAGTTTGAGGTGTTAGATCGAATCCTACCAAAGCTGAGAGCCACAAACCACAAAGTGCTGCTCTTCTGTCAGATGACCTCACTCATGACAATCATGGAGGACTACTTTGCCTATCGCAACTTCAAATATCTGCGTCTGGATG GCACTACGAAGGCTGAGGACAGAGGAATGTTACTGAAAACATTCAATGACCCAGAGTCGGAGTACTTTATCTTCCTCCTGAGCACAAGAGCTGGAGGCCTCGGCCTCAACTTGCAGTCTGCTGACACTGTGGTCATTTTTGACTCTGACTGGAACCCACATCAG GACCTGCAAGCTCAGGACAGGGCCCACCGCATCGGTCAGCAGAACGAGGTGCGTGTGTTGCGTCTCTGCACTGTCAACAGTGTGGAGGAGAAAATCTTGGCCGCTGCCAAATACAAACTGAATGTGGACCAGAAGGTCATCCAGGCCGGCATGTTCGACCAGAAGTCTTCCAGCCACGAGCGCAGGGCCTTTCTACAGGCCATATTGGAACACGAGGAGCAAGACGAGGTCTGGGGTCAGGAACTGTGTCTAcgcatgaat GAGGAAGACGAGGTGCCAGATGACGAGACGGTCAACCAGATGATTGCCAGGAGTGAGGAGGAGTTCGACCAGTTCATG cgTATGGACCTAGACCGGCGTCGCGAGGAGGCCCGTAACCCACGGCGAAAACCACGtctgatggaggaggatgagctGCCTACTTGGATCATGAAGGACGATGCCGAGGTTGAACGTCTCACttgtgaggaggaagaggagaaaatgtttGGACGAGGTTCTCGGCAGCGAAAGGAGGTGGACTACAGCGACTCACTGACCGAGAAGCAGTGGCTCAAG GCGATAGAGGAAGGCACattggaggaagtggaggaggaggttcGTCACAAAAAGACGACTCGCAAGAGGAAGCGGGACCGCGACCTGGATCTCCCtggtccctcctcctcctcaggagGACGAGGGAGAGGGGACAAAGATGAAGATgggaagaggcagaggaagaggggCCGACCCCCTGCCGAGAAACTCTCCCCCAACCCGCCCGCCCTcacaaagaagatgaagaagatcgTGGACGCCGTCATCAAGTATAAAGACAG CGCCAGCGGGCGACAGCTGAGCGAGGTGTTCATCCAGCTCCCGTCTCGAAAAGAACTTCCGGAGTACTACGAACTGATCCGCAAGCCCGTGGACTTCAGGAAGATCAAA GAGAGGATTCGAGGTCATCGCTACCGCAGTCTGGGTGACCTGGAGAGAGACGTCATGCTGCTCTTCCAAAACGCTCAAACCTTCAACCTGGAGGGCTCGCTG ATATACGAAGACTCCATCGTCCTCCAGTCTGTGTTTACCAGTTTGAGGCAAAAGattgagaaggaggaggaaagtgagggagaggagagcgAAGATGACGAAGAGGAACCGGAGGAAGGATCAGAGTCTGAAA cTCGTTCAGTGAAAGTGAAGATCCGTCTGGGAAGGAAGGACAAAGGCGGAGATCGAGGGAAGGGACGCAGCAGCAGACGAACAGGACGCACTAGAGCCAAACCCGTTGTTAGTGATGATGactctgaggaggagcaggaagag GAGCGTTCCCCCAGTGCCACCGATGAGGAGTCCTGA
- the LOC124071187 gene encoding transcription activator BRG1 isoform X5 yields the protein MIVDEGHRMKNHHCKLTQVLNTHYLAPRRVLLTGTPLQNKLPELWALLNFLLPTIFKSCSTFEQWFNAPFAMTGEKVDLNEEETILIIRRLHKVLRPFLLRRLKKEVEAQLPEKVEYVIKCDMSSLQRVLYRHMQAKGVLLTDGSEKDKKGKGGTKTLMNTIMQLRKICNHPYMFQQIEESFSEHLGFSGGIVQGPDLYRASGKFEVLDRILPKLRATNHKVLLFCQMTSLMTIMEDYFAYRNFKYLRLDGTTKAEDRGMLLKTFNDPESEYFIFLLSTRAGGLGLNLQSADTVVIFDSDWNPHQDLQAQDRAHRIGQQNEVRVLRLCTVNSVEEKILAAAKYKLNVDQKVIQAGMFDQKSSSHERRAFLQAILEHEEQDEVWGQELCLRMNEEDEVPDDETVNQMIARSEEEFDQFMRMDLDRRREEARNPRRKPRLMEEDELPTWIMKDDAEVERLTCEEEEEKMFGRGSRQRKEVDYSDSLTEKQWLKPVFPTQAIEEGTLEEVEEEVRHKKTTRKRKRDRDLDLPGPSSSSGGRGRGDKDEDGKRQRKRGRPPAEKLSPNPPALTKKMKKIVDAVIKYKDSASGRQLSEVFIQLPSRKELPEYYELIRKPVDFRKIKERIRGHRYRSLGDLERDVMLLFQNAQTFNLEGSLIYEDSIVLQSVFTSLRQKIEKEEESEGEESEDDEEEPEEGSESETRSVKVKIRLGRKDKGGDRGKGRSSRRTGRTRAKPVVSDDDSEEEQEEERSPSATDEES from the exons ATGATTGTGGACGAAGGCCACCGTATGAAGAACCACCACTGTAAGCTCACCCAGGTCCTGAACACCCATTACTTGGCTCCACGGCGAGTCCTACTGACAGGAACACCACTGCAGAACAAACTACCTGAGCTCTGGGCGTTGCTAAACTTCCTACTGCCTACCATTTTCAAGAGTTGCAGCACCTTTGAGCAGTGGTTCAACGCCCCTTTCGCCATGACTGGAGAGAAG GTGGACCTTAATGAAGAGGAGACCATCTTGATTATCCGTCGTCTCCACAAAGTGCTTCGCCCCTTCCTGTTACGCAGATTAAAGAAGGAAGTGGAGGCACAGCTTCCAGAGAAG GTGGAATATGTGATTAAGTGTGACATGTCGTCTCTTCAGAGGGTGCTGTACAGGCACATGCAGGCCAAGGGGGTTCTGCTCACTGACGGatcagagaaagacaagaag GGTAAAGGAGGCACAAAGACGCTGATGAACACCATCATGCAGCTCAGGAAGATCTGTAACCACCCTTACATGTTCCAGCAAATAGAG gaatcCTTCTCTGAACATTTAGGATTCTCTGGAGGGATAGTCCAGGG GCCTGACCTTTATCGGGCATCAGGGAAGTTTGAGGTGTTAGATCGAATCCTACCAAAGCTGAGAGCCACAAACCACAAAGTGCTGCTCTTCTGTCAGATGACCTCACTCATGACAATCATGGAGGACTACTTTGCCTATCGCAACTTCAAATATCTGCGTCTGGATG GCACTACGAAGGCTGAGGACAGAGGAATGTTACTGAAAACATTCAATGACCCAGAGTCGGAGTACTTTATCTTCCTCCTGAGCACAAGAGCTGGAGGCCTCGGCCTCAACTTGCAGTCTGCTGACACTGTGGTCATTTTTGACTCTGACTGGAACCCACATCAG GACCTGCAAGCTCAGGACAGGGCCCACCGCATCGGTCAGCAGAACGAGGTGCGTGTGTTGCGTCTCTGCACTGTCAACAGTGTGGAGGAGAAAATCTTGGCCGCTGCCAAATACAAACTGAATGTGGACCAGAAGGTCATCCAGGCCGGCATGTTCGACCAGAAGTCTTCCAGCCACGAGCGCAGGGCCTTTCTACAGGCCATATTGGAACACGAGGAGCAAGACGAGGTCTGGGGTCAGGAACTGTGTCTAcgcatgaat GAGGAAGACGAGGTGCCAGATGACGAGACGGTCAACCAGATGATTGCCAGGAGTGAGGAGGAGTTCGACCAGTTCATG cgTATGGACCTAGACCGGCGTCGCGAGGAGGCCCGTAACCCACGGCGAAAACCACGtctgatggaggaggatgagctGCCTACTTGGATCATGAAGGACGATGCCGAGGTTGAACGTCTCACttgtgaggaggaagaggagaaaatgtttGGACGAGGTTCTCGGCAGCGAAAGGAGGTGGACTACAGCGACTCACTGACCGAGAAGCAGTGGCTCAAG CCTGTCTTTCCCACGCAGGCGATAGAGGAAGGCACattggaggaagtggaggaggaggttcGTCACAAAAAGACGACTCGCAAGAGGAAGCGGGACCGCGACCTGGATCTCCCtggtccctcctcctcctcaggagGACGAGGGAGAGGGGACAAAGATGAAGATgggaagaggcagaggaagaggggCCGACCCCCTGCCGAGAAACTCTCCCCCAACCCGCCCGCCCTcacaaagaagatgaagaagatcgTGGACGCCGTCATCAAGTATAAAGACAG CGCCAGCGGGCGACAGCTGAGCGAGGTGTTCATCCAGCTCCCGTCTCGAAAAGAACTTCCGGAGTACTACGAACTGATCCGCAAGCCCGTGGACTTCAGGAAGATCAAA GAGAGGATTCGAGGTCATCGCTACCGCAGTCTGGGTGACCTGGAGAGAGACGTCATGCTGCTCTTCCAAAACGCTCAAACCTTCAACCTGGAGGGCTCGCTG ATATACGAAGACTCCATCGTCCTCCAGTCTGTGTTTACCAGTTTGAGGCAAAAGattgagaaggaggaggaaagtgagggagaggagagcgAAGATGACGAAGAGGAACCGGAGGAAGGATCAGAGTCTGAAA cTCGTTCAGTGAAAGTGAAGATCCGTCTGGGAAGGAAGGACAAAGGCGGAGATCGAGGGAAGGGACGCAGCAGCAGACGAACAGGACGCACTAGAGCCAAACCCGTTGTTAGTGATGATGactctgaggaggagcaggaagag GAGCGTTCCCCCAGTGCCACCGATGAGGAGTCCTGA